The following coding sequences are from one Schizosaccharomyces osmophilus chromosome 1, complete sequence window:
- the hot15 gene encoding helper of TIM Hot15, protein MCKHVLNAQVSVRTVCCRRWVDCIECHDEVADHPLLRTPEMTLICKKCRKAFRVQFGEEMDDSDEFCPNCDNHYVVSALTEQPKPTNPFPEDMDTRMIPNDRELEELLDDTTHLG, encoded by the exons ATGTG CAAGCACGTTTTAAACGCACAAGTTTCCGTTCGTACGGTTTGTTGCCGCCGCTGGGTCGATTGCATTGAATGCCATGATGAAGTCGCTGATCACCCTTTACTCAGGACTCCAGAAATGACTTTAATATGCAAGAAATGTCGCAAAGCATTTCGTGTCCAATTTGGAGAGGAAATGGATGATAGTGATGAATTTTGTCCCAA CTGTGACAACCATTATGTTGTCAGCGCCTTAACAGAACAACCCAAGCCTACGAATCCTTTCCCAGAGGATATGGATACCAGAATGATCCCCAACGATAGAGAATTAGAAGAACTTTTAGATGATACCACTCATTTGGGATAA
- the dcp1 gene encoding mRNA decapping complex regulatory subunit Dcp1, protein MEDEENLRDAVNLQVLKFHYPTIASTVDIASHVAVYQFDIPSQQWIKTAIEGTFFLVKDQSGRIGYVILNRNSPENLYLFIENSQNVHLVDRYLIHKLQDRQVVGLWMFDPNDMNRIYNRLYHHKF, encoded by the exons ATGGAAGACGAAGAGAATCTTAGAGATGCTGTCAACTTGCAGGTCCTGAAATTCCATTATCCCACGATCGCTAGCACAGTTGACATTGCTTCTCATGTTGCTGTTTATCAATTCGATATTCCTTCTCAGCAATGG ATAAAAACTGCCATTGAAGGtacctttttccttgttaAAGACCAATCTGGAAGGATTGGCTATGTGATACTTAACAGGAATTCACCTGAAAACTTATACTTATTTATTGAGAATTCTCAAAATGTTCACTTGGTTGACCGTTATTTAATTCACAAATTACAGGACCGTCAAGTTGTTGGACTATGGATGTTTGACCCGAATGACATGAACCGTATATATAACAGACTGTATCATCATAAGTTTTAA